The following proteins come from a genomic window of Winogradskyella sp. PC-19:
- the map gene encoding type I methionyl aminopeptidase, producing MIVVKTKEEIELMREAALVVSRTLGEVAKAVKPGVTSLELDKIAEECIRDQGAIPGFLGLYDFPNTLCMSPNSQVVHGIPNDTPLVEGDIISIDCGAIKNDFYGDHAYTFEIGEVAPETKKLLQVTKESLYVGIREFKLGNRVGDVGYAIQKYCENHGYGVVRELVGHGLGSKMHEDPEMPNYGKRGRGKKFVEGMVVAIEPMINLGTQRIKQHRDGWTITTLDNKPSAHFEHDVAILDGKPELLSTFAYVYEALGIKSNEEDEFRQKTLTL from the coding sequence ATGATTGTTGTAAAAACAAAAGAAGAAATTGAGTTAATGCGTGAAGCTGCCCTTGTTGTTTCTAGAACTTTAGGTGAAGTGGCAAAAGCTGTAAAGCCAGGAGTAACCTCATTAGAGTTAGACAAGATAGCTGAAGAATGTATCCGTGACCAAGGTGCCATACCAGGATTTTTGGGATTATATGATTTTCCAAACACACTATGTATGAGTCCAAACTCTCAAGTGGTTCATGGCATCCCAAATGACACACCTCTAGTTGAAGGTGATATTATTTCTATTGATTGTGGTGCTATCAAAAATGACTTTTATGGTGACCACGCTTACACTTTTGAAATAGGAGAAGTTGCTCCTGAAACAAAAAAATTACTTCAGGTAACAAAAGAATCGCTTTACGTTGGTATTAGAGAATTTAAGCTTGGAAATCGTGTAGGTGATGTTGGTTATGCTATTCAAAAATATTGTGAAAACCATGGCTATGGAGTGGTTCGCGAATTGGTAGGACATGGCTTGGGAAGTAAAATGCACGAGGATCCAGAAATGCCAAACTACGGAAAACGTGGTCGTGGTAAAAAATTTGTTGAAGGTATGGTAGTCGCTATCGAGCCTATGATAAATTTAGGAACGCAACGGATAAAGCAACACAGGGATGGCTGGACTATTACCACCTTAGACAATAAGCCAAGTGCACATTTTGAACACGATGTCGCAATATTAGATGGTAAGCCAGAACTACTTTCGACCTTTGCATATGTTTATGAAGCTTTAGGTATCAAAAGTAATGAAGAAGATGAGTTTAGACAAAAGACATTAACTTTATAA
- a CDS encoding BT0820 family HAD-type phosphatase: MKYKDKLILAIDFDGTIVEDAYPNIGKPQLFAFETLTRLQNDGHRLILWTYRDGKKLEEAVLFCKENGIEFYAVNKSFPEEQFDIDKSPKIHADYFIDDRNIGGFIGWGKVYQMLTNDIPNMEKPKSKKGFFGLFNR; the protein is encoded by the coding sequence ATGAAATATAAAGACAAACTCATATTAGCTATAGATTTTGATGGCACCATAGTCGAGGATGCCTATCCTAATATCGGTAAACCTCAACTCTTTGCTTTTGAAACTTTAACACGTCTTCAGAACGATGGACATCGTCTAATACTCTGGACTTATAGAGATGGTAAAAAGCTAGAAGAAGCAGTTTTATTTTGTAAAGAAAATGGCATAGAATTTTACGCAGTCAATAAAAGTTTTCCAGAAGAACAGTTTGATATAGACAAGAGTCCAAAAATTCATGCAGACTATTTTATTGATGATAGAAATATTGGCGGTTTTATTGGTTGGGGAAAAGTTTATCAAATGCTTACAAACGACATTCCTAATATGGAAAAACCAAAATCTAAAAAAGGTTTCTTTGGCTTATTTAATAGATAG
- the gpmI gene encoding 2,3-bisphosphoglycerate-independent phosphoglycerate mutase → MNKKVILMILDGWGMSPDPKVSAIDNAETPFIDSLYTKYPHATLRTDGLHVGLPEGQMGNSEVGHMNLGAGRIVYQDLVKINLAVKNKTLQEEQVLKDAFAYAKNNNKNVHLLGLVSDGGVHSHIKHLFGLLDATKENNLDNVFVHAFTDGRDVGPKSGYGFISELEDKLTESNATLATVTGRYYAMDRDKRWERVKIAYDALVNGNGEQTSQILKAIESSYEEGITDEFIKPIVNIDENGNPIGTIKEDDVIIFFNFRTDRGRQLTEVLSQKDFHEFGMHKLNLHYVTLTNYDENFKGINVIFNKDNLTETLGEVLEEYNKKQIRIAETEKYPHVTFFFSGGQEEPFNGETRLLRNSPKVATYDLKPEMSAYELRDALVPELEKGDVDFVCLNFANGDMVGHTGVMEAAIKACEAVDICTKDVITAALDNNYTTILIADHGNCETMINPDGTPHTAHTTNPVPVILIDNDLKQIKDGILGDIAPTILHLMGIEKPEAMTQHSLV, encoded by the coding sequence ATGAATAAAAAAGTAATTCTTATGATTTTGGATGGCTGGGGCATGTCCCCAGACCCAAAAGTTTCTGCTATTGACAATGCTGAAACACCTTTTATAGATTCACTATATACTAAATACCCACACGCGACTTTAAGAACAGATGGTTTACATGTAGGTTTACCAGAAGGCCAAATGGGCAATAGTGAAGTAGGACATATGAATTTGGGTGCCGGTCGCATCGTATACCAAGATTTAGTAAAAATCAACTTAGCTGTCAAAAACAAAACACTTCAAGAAGAGCAAGTACTAAAAGATGCTTTTGCTTATGCAAAAAATAATAATAAAAATGTACACCTATTAGGATTAGTTAGTGATGGCGGTGTTCATTCTCATATCAAACATCTTTTTGGTCTATTAGACGCTACTAAAGAAAATAATCTTGATAATGTTTTTGTACACGCATTTACAGATGGAAGAGACGTAGGCCCTAAATCTGGCTATGGATTTATCTCTGAGTTAGAAGACAAACTTACCGAATCCAATGCAACATTAGCAACAGTTACTGGTCGTTACTACGCAATGGATAGAGACAAACGTTGGGAACGAGTGAAAATAGCCTATGATGCATTGGTTAATGGAAATGGCGAACAAACATCACAAATCCTAAAAGCTATAGAATCTAGTTACGAAGAAGGTATTACCGACGAATTTATTAAACCAATAGTAAATATTGATGAAAACGGTAATCCTATTGGTACTATCAAAGAAGATGATGTTATTATTTTCTTTAATTTCAGGACAGACCGAGGTCGTCAATTGACAGAGGTACTTTCTCAAAAGGATTTTCATGAGTTTGGTATGCATAAGCTTAACTTACATTATGTCACACTGACTAATTATGACGAAAATTTTAAGGGCATTAACGTCATTTTTAATAAAGATAATCTTACTGAGACCTTAGGCGAGGTGTTAGAGGAATATAATAAAAAGCAAATTCGTATTGCAGAAACTGAAAAGTATCCACACGTAACATTTTTCTTTTCTGGTGGTCAAGAAGAACCATTTAACGGTGAAACACGACTTTTAAGAAATTCACCTAAAGTGGCAACTTACGATTTAAAACCAGAAATGAGTGCTTACGAATTACGAGATGCTTTGGTTCCTGAATTAGAAAAAGGAGATGTCGATTTTGTTTGTCTAAATTTTGCAAATGGCGATATGGTTGGACATACTGGTGTTATGGAAGCTGCTATTAAGGCTTGTGAAGCTGTTGATATTTGTACAAAAGACGTTATTACTGCAGCATTAGATAATAATTACACTACTATACTTATCGCAGACCATGGTAATTGCGAAACCATGATAAATCCTGATGGAACACCACATACAGCACACACCACAAATCCTGTTCCTGTAATTTTAATTGATAATGACCTAAAACAAATTAAAGACGGTATTTTGGGAGATATTGCACCTACAATATTACATTTAATGGGAATTGAGAAACCTGAAGCAATGACTCAACATAGTTTGGTTTAA
- a CDS encoding ankyrin repeat domain-containing protein, giving the protein MKKSVTVLALALSLSIPTVNASNPEILSIPISVVEENTNVSALCTAVAKGDIEKVKQLLNNGVDVNKKSNGMQPIHYAARHNRVDIIKVLITAGSDIHTPCDKGYTAISHAQKTNAVEAAEFLKRFKRFKR; this is encoded by the coding sequence ATGAAAAAATCAGTAACAGTTTTGGCTTTAGCATTAAGCCTTTCAATTCCAACAGTAAATGCATCAAATCCCGAAATTTTATCAATTCCTATTTCTGTAGTTGAAGAGAACACTAATGTTAGTGCACTTTGCACAGCTGTAGCTAAAGGAGATATTGAAAAGGTAAAGCAACTACTAAATAATGGAGTAGATGTAAACAAAAAATCGAACGGTATGCAGCCTATACATTATGCGGCAAGGCATAATAGAGTAGATATAATTAAAGTACTTATTACTGCGGGTTCGGATATTCATACACCATGTGATAAAGGCTATACAGCAATAAGCCATGCGCAGAAAACAAACGCAGTTGAAGCTGCTGAGTTTTTAAAGCGTTTTAAAAGATTTAAAAGATAA
- a CDS encoding M48 family metalloprotease — protein MRRGNFKVRLLMGVAVVAFAFIRRCSQQETNPYTGRTQAISLSPDQEIAIGLESAPGMAQQHGGLHPNNQYQALVDQVGNKLVNNSIAKNTPYKYDFHLLADDKTINAFALPGGQCFITYALFSKLENQDQLAGVLGHEIGHVLGKHSNERITDSKFWQTMIMGAGAIDMGAVAQQYGQGKLLANGRDDELESDELGLRFMIKAGYNPEEMIGVMKILKDAAGPNRQPEFQSTHPDPENRIEKIKEAINKYRKAS, from the coding sequence GTGAGAAGAGGAAATTTTAAAGTGCGTTTACTTATGGGTGTAGCTGTCGTTGCATTTGCTTTTATACGCCGCTGTAGTCAACAAGAGACAAACCCTTATACTGGAAGAACTCAGGCAATATCATTATCTCCAGATCAAGAAATTGCTATTGGATTAGAAAGCGCACCTGGCATGGCTCAACAACATGGTGGTCTTCACCCTAATAATCAATATCAAGCATTGGTAGATCAAGTTGGTAACAAGCTGGTGAATAATAGTATTGCAAAAAATACACCTTATAAATACGATTTTCATCTCCTTGCAGATGACAAAACTATAAATGCCTTTGCACTTCCCGGCGGACAATGTTTTATAACTTATGCTTTGTTTTCTAAATTAGAAAACCAAGATCAGCTTGCAGGGGTTTTGGGACACGAAATTGGTCATGTACTCGGAAAACATTCTAATGAACGTATTACAGATTCTAAGTTTTGGCAAACCATGATTATGGGTGCTGGAGCAATAGACATGGGAGCTGTAGCACAACAATATGGCCAAGGAAAACTACTAGCCAACGGTCGTGATGACGAATTAGAAAGTGATGAACTCGGTTTACGCTTTATGATAAAAGCAGGATACAATCCCGAAGAAATGATAGGCGTCATGAAAATATTGAAAGATGCAGCCGGTCCAAACAGACAACCAGAGTTCCAAAGCACTCATCCTGATCCAGAAAATCGAATTGAAAAAATAAAAGAAGCTATTAATAAATACAGAAAAGCATCCTAA
- a CDS encoding gliding motility-associated C-terminal domain-containing protein: MKHSISFSTLVTDHLDIFNLFSPNDDGTNDTFVIKGIESYENNLKIYNRWGNIVFEVDNYQNDWNGTSNTGRVVRRNKRLPAGTYYLL, from the coding sequence TTGAAACATAGTATTTCATTTAGTACATTAGTAACAGATCATTTAGACATCTTCAATCTATTTTCTCCTAACGATGACGGTACTAATGATACCTTTGTTATAAAAGGTATAGAATCCTATGAAAATAATTTAAAAATCTATAACCGTTGGGGTAATATTGTTTTTGAAGTCGACAACTATCAAAATGATTGGAATGGAACCTCAAACACAGGTCGAGTAGTTAGAAGAAATAAAAGATTACCTGCTGGAACTTACTATTTACTTTAG
- a CDS encoding GNAT family N-acetyltransferase, protein MDIHFGIVEKNNMDSIIPLVFELNEGRISEATLKLRFDEMIHQNYECAAMYDGNVLIGISGLWFCTRHYSGKSVELDHVYISPEHRNKGLGKQFMDWVKVYCTKKGCESIELNTYVNNYPSHKFYYNEGMEILCYHFFKHL, encoded by the coding sequence ATGGATATTCATTTTGGAATAGTTGAGAAAAATAATATGGATTCTATAATTCCTTTAGTTTTTGAGCTTAATGAAGGACGTATTTCTGAAGCAACTTTAAAATTACGATTCGATGAGATGATACATCAAAATTATGAGTGTGCTGCCATGTACGATGGTAATGTGCTTATTGGAATTTCTGGACTTTGGTTTTGTACACGTCATTATTCTGGTAAGTCTGTAGAATTAGATCATGTCTATATTTCACCAGAGCATCGCAACAAAGGTTTGGGAAAGCAATTTATGGATTGGGTAAAAGTATATTGTACAAAAAAAGGTTGCGAATCTATTGAGTTAAATACATATGTAAATAATTATCCATCACATAAATTTTATTACAATGAGGGTATGGAAATTTTGTGTTACCACTTTTTTAAGCATTTGTAA
- the pepE gene encoding dipeptidase PepE: MKSVIIASTSTIHGSGYLEYLLETLDQHFKSIDEIVFIPYARPGGISHDEYTKVVKKAFKKINKTVVGLHEFDNAPDAILSAKGIFTGGGNTFVLVNQLYKKKVLEPLKTVIKDGTPYLGTSAGSNICGLTMNTTNDMPIVYPPSFKTLGIVPFNINPHYLDPIKGSTHKGETRETRIKEFNKFNTQPVIGIREGSWIEIKNNSITLKGNLNARIFEHDKLPYEIEKNSDLSFLK; encoded by the coding sequence TTGAAATCAGTAATTATTGCAAGTACATCGACAATTCACGGAAGTGGATATCTTGAGTATCTTCTTGAAACTTTAGATCAACATTTTAAATCTATTGATGAAATTGTGTTTATCCCTTATGCAAGACCAGGAGGAATTTCTCATGATGAGTATACCAAAGTCGTTAAAAAAGCATTTAAAAAAATAAACAAAACTGTTGTTGGACTTCATGAATTCGATAATGCTCCTGACGCTATTTTAAGCGCTAAAGGCATCTTTACTGGTGGCGGCAACACCTTTGTTTTAGTCAATCAACTTTATAAAAAAAAAGTTCTCGAACCTTTAAAAACAGTTATAAAAGATGGAACACCATATTTGGGAACTAGTGCTGGAAGTAATATTTGTGGATTGACCATGAATACGACTAATGATATGCCGATAGTATACCCGCCAAGCTTTAAAACACTTGGCATTGTCCCTTTTAATATTAATCCGCATTATCTAGACCCTATTAAAGGTAGCACACATAAGGGTGAAACTCGCGAAACCAGAATTAAAGAGTTTAATAAATTTAATACTCAACCTGTCATTGGTATTAGAGAAGGTAGCTGGATTGAAATAAAAAATAATTCAATTACGCTTAAGGGAAATTTAAATGCAAGAATCTTTGAGCACGATAAATTGCCCTATGAAATAGAAAAAAATTCAGATTTATCGTTTTTGAAATAA
- a CDS encoding carboxypeptidase-like regulatory domain-containing protein produces MKSIILYIALLFGFTLIEAQEIERIEINGRVNVETKDVEGITVYNQSTKSGVTTDEKGAFKIDVAENDILAFGALQFKDFSIVIDKRIIKSRQVSVRLVEEINKLDEVIVLPYDLSGNINVDVEAVRTYNVEMSKIYKGEEDFDDYKFSADNKTKIDDPLLDENRFRDGLNIVNLFNLFLKKKKKPKTEAERLEEKQSDIAKRYSESFLKENFDIPINQTEAFIEYIEDKGYENSLLLRKNEIFLIEFLEKESQLFLLSRN; encoded by the coding sequence ATGAAAAGCATAATCTTATACATAGCATTACTTTTTGGCTTTACTTTAATAGAAGCTCAAGAGATAGAACGAATAGAAATTAATGGAAGAGTAAATGTCGAAACTAAAGATGTTGAGGGCATAACAGTTTATAATCAAAGTACTAAAAGCGGCGTAACTACAGACGAAAAAGGCGCTTTTAAAATTGATGTTGCAGAAAACGACATATTAGCGTTTGGGGCATTGCAGTTCAAAGATTTTAGCATTGTAATAGATAAAAGAATTATAAAATCTCGTCAAGTCTCCGTTAGATTAGTAGAGGAAATAAATAAACTCGATGAGGTTATTGTTTTACCATATGATTTGTCAGGAAATATTAATGTAGATGTCGAAGCCGTAAGAACTTACAATGTAGAAATGTCTAAAATATATAAAGGCGAAGAAGATTTTGATGATTATAAGTTTTCAGCAGATAATAAAACAAAAATTGACGACCCACTTTTAGACGAAAATAGGTTTAGAGATGGTCTGAATATTGTCAATCTCTTTAACCTTTTTTTAAAGAAAAAGAAAAAGCCTAAAACAGAAGCAGAGCGATTAGAAGAAAAGCAAAGTGATATTGCAAAACGTTACAGCGAAAGTTTTTTGAAAGAGAACTTTGATATACCAATAAATCAGACTGAAGCTTTTATAGAATATATCGAAGATAAAGGTTATGAAAACTCGCTACTGTTGCGTAAAAACGAAATATTTCTCATAGAGTTTCTTGAAAAAGAAAGTCAATTATTTTTACTATCTAGAAATTGA
- a CDS encoding carboxypeptidase-like regulatory domain-containing protein: protein MTIKINIFTIVFAVLCFGVNAQLRTLEGIVIANDDVEGIHVLNKSSVKYTVTDTDGSFSILAKADDTLVVSGLKYELKEIKIIPEYFENNNLKIYLTEKVNTLDEVVVGQILTGDIGSDVGNVKIKEEVNFYDLGIPGYIGKPKTIPERKLADADGGSWGYVGLGFGLNFHKLLNKISGRTKKLKANVELERKDKCMKRMRDSYSKVILDKERFSDAQKAEYFYFCMDDLSFKTICERNVPSEVIPFLNNKLEAYKKNLESKED from the coding sequence ATGACGATAAAGATTAACATATTTACCATAGTCTTTGCGGTACTTTGTTTTGGTGTTAATGCGCAATTAAGAACTCTTGAAGGTATTGTTATAGCAAATGATGACGTCGAAGGTATTCATGTTTTAAATAAATCCTCAGTAAAATACACGGTAACTGACACTGACGGTAGTTTTTCAATATTAGCAAAAGCAGATGATACGCTAGTGGTTTCTGGATTAAAATATGAGTTGAAAGAAATTAAAATCATTCCTGAGTATTTCGAAAATAATAATCTTAAAATATACTTGACTGAAAAAGTAAATACACTTGATGAAGTTGTCGTGGGTCAAATACTCACTGGTGATATTGGTTCTGATGTCGGTAACGTAAAAATTAAAGAAGAAGTTAATTTTTATGACTTAGGCATTCCTGGTTATATAGGTAAACCTAAAACCATACCAGAACGAAAACTTGCAGATGCAGATGGTGGTAGTTGGGGATATGTTGGTCTTGGGTTTGGTCTTAATTTTCATAAGCTGTTAAATAAAATTAGTGGCCGTACAAAAAAGCTTAAGGCTAACGTTGAGTTGGAGAGAAAAGACAAATGCATGAAACGTATGAGAGATTCTTACTCCAAAGTCATACTAGATAAAGAAAGGTTTTCTGATGCTCAGAAGGCAGAATATTTCTACTTTTGTATGGACGATTTAAGTTTCAAAACCATATGTGAGCGTAATGTCCCATCTGAAGTAATACCATTTTTAAATAATAAATTAGAAGCTTACAAAAAAAATTTAGAATCCAAGGAAGATTAA
- a CDS encoding DUF6702 family protein encodes MKKLKYSVVIIIAFLLFTSGLVNHEYYVSVTKIEYVKKEKSLQIISQIFIDDFEKLIHERYDESVTLAVKNESKKIDGYMEKYLKYKLDFKVNTQDLDFNFLGKEYKEDIVYCYLEIENIEAIKTLEIKNEVLFDIYPKQQNILRTKINGKDKSFILIPQNNKAVLNFD; translated from the coding sequence ATGAAAAAATTAAAATATAGCGTCGTAATTATTATTGCTTTTTTACTGTTTACATCAGGTTTGGTAAATCATGAATATTACGTTAGCGTTACAAAGATTGAATACGTAAAGAAAGAAAAATCGCTTCAAATTATAAGTCAAATATTTATTGATGATTTTGAAAAATTGATTCATGAACGCTATGACGAATCGGTAACTCTTGCTGTCAAAAATGAATCTAAAAAGATTGATGGTTACATGGAAAAATATCTAAAGTATAAACTTGATTTTAAAGTAAACACCCAAGATTTAGATTTTAATTTTTTAGGAAAAGAATACAAAGAAGATATCGTTTACTGTTATCTCGAAATCGAAAATATTGAAGCCATTAAAACCTTAGAAATTAAAAACGAGGTTTTATTTGATATCTACCCAAAACAACAAAACATTCTTCGTACAAAGATCAACGGTAAAGACAAAAGTTTTATTCTCATTCCTCAGAATAACAAAGCAGTGTTAAACTTTGACTAA
- a CDS encoding M1 family metallopeptidase, translated as MKIFKHALLALLFVSVGAFAQDAEEKEKPQGHTNQNKFKQLYDEFATPNMFRTGSGAPGPAYYQQQADYKMDIEIDDEKARLYGYETITYTNNSPDPLTYLWVQLDQNMRARDSKTPLINSSGIGPANTNSRVANAYLKERFDGGFNIQEVSDTNGKELPHMINRTMMRIELPKTLNEGDKFSFNIKWWYNINDHVKDGGRSGYEYFEENDNRIYVMAQFYPRMAVYNDVEGWQNSQFWGRDEFALPFGNFDVNITVPADHVLDGTGYLTNRKEVFTKDMMKRYEKAKKSYDEPVVIVTQEEAEKAEKSKSKDKKTWKLSAQMVRDFGFATSRKFIWDMMAVKLDTKDVMAVSMYSKEGNPLWGDWSTKVVASTLKSYSRMTFDYPYHKAISAHAPMGMEYPMICYNFGRPNKDGTYSDRTKFGMMGVIIHEVGHNWFPMIVNSDERQWTWMDEGLNTFVQYVAEQDFGEWYPAALSPGQTQYPSRRGPAKNIVRYMGGNQDYIAPIMTKGLNTYQFGSNAYSKPATGLNILRETVMGRDLFDYSFKEYANRWKFKHPTPEDFFRTMEDASAVDLDWFWRGWFFTTDYTDIGIKEVKKFAVTGTPTEEGKKLAERYKRFGIDAKDLVYFVEEGKEGYEEAMNNPEALQNLPTVKEFVMDNFTPEEQKEMESPKYFYQVTYNKPGGLVMPLIVEYTYADGTKKKETFPAQIWRLNDKEATRAIASTKEIVSITVDPELETADVDTSNNSWPKEVKESDFNKFKKKIKD; from the coding sequence ATGAAAATCTTTAAACACGCTTTATTGGCGCTTCTTTTTGTTTCTGTAGGTGCATTTGCACAAGACGCAGAAGAAAAGGAAAAGCCTCAAGGACACACTAATCAAAACAAATTCAAGCAATTATACGACGAGTTTGCAACGCCAAATATGTTCCGTACAGGTTCAGGTGCTCCAGGTCCTGCTTACTACCAACAGCAAGCAGATTACAAAATGGACATCGAAATAGATGACGAAAAAGCAAGGTTATATGGTTACGAAACTATCACTTATACTAACAATTCGCCTGACCCACTAACTTATCTTTGGGTTCAATTAGACCAAAACATGCGTGCAAGAGACTCAAAGACGCCATTGATAAATAGTAGTGGTATTGGTCCAGCAAATACAAATTCAAGAGTTGCAAATGCTTATTTGAAGGAGCGTTTTGACGGTGGTTTTAATATACAAGAGGTTTCTGATACAAATGGAAAAGAGTTACCTCACATGATTAACAGAACAATGATGCGTATAGAGTTGCCAAAAACTCTTAATGAAGGCGATAAGTTTTCTTTTAACATAAAGTGGTGGTACAATATTAACGACCACGTAAAAGATGGTGGGCGTTCTGGTTATGAGTATTTCGAAGAAAACGATAACAGAATTTATGTAATGGCACAATTCTATCCTCGTATGGCAGTCTATAATGATGTCGAAGGATGGCAAAACTCTCAGTTCTGGGGACGTGATGAGTTTGCATTACCATTTGGTAATTTTGATGTAAATATTACAGTACCAGCAGACCATGTATTAGACGGAACAGGTTACTTAACAAACAGAAAAGAAGTCTTTACAAAAGACATGATGAAGCGTTACGAAAAGGCAAAAAAATCATACGATGAGCCTGTAGTAATTGTAACTCAAGAAGAAGCAGAAAAAGCCGAAAAGTCAAAAAGTAAAGACAAAAAGACTTGGAAATTATCTGCACAAATGGTTCGTGACTTTGGTTTTGCTACATCACGAAAGTTTATATGGGACATGATGGCTGTCAAGTTAGATACAAAAGATGTTATGGCAGTTTCAATGTATTCTAAAGAAGGAAATCCTCTTTGGGGTGATTGGTCAACTAAAGTAGTGGCTAGTACATTAAAGAGTTACTCACGAATGACTTTTGACTATCCGTACCATAAAGCTATTTCTGCTCACGCACCAATGGGTATGGAGTATCCAATGATATGTTATAATTTTGGTCGTCCTAATAAGGACGGAACTTACTCAGATAGAACAAAATTTGGTATGATGGGAGTTATAATACATGAGGTTGGTCATAACTGGTTTCCAATGATTGTCAATAGTGATGAACGTCAATGGACATGGATGGATGAGGGATTAAACACTTTTGTACAATACGTAGCAGAGCAAGATTTTGGTGAGTGGTATCCTGCAGCATTATCGCCAGGGCAAACACAATACCCATCAAGACGAGGACCTGCAAAAAATATTGTGAGATATATGGGTGGAAACCAAGATTATATCGCGCCAATTATGACAAAAGGCCTAAACACTTATCAGTTTGGTAGTAATGCGTATTCTAAGCCAGCTACAGGTCTTAATATATTAAGAGAAACAGTAATGGGTCGTGACTTGTTTGATTATTCATTTAAAGAATATGCAAACCGTTGGAAATTTAAGCATCCAACTCCAGAAGATTTTTTCCGTACAATGGAAGATGCATCAGCTGTAGACTTAGATTGGTTTTGGAGAGGATGGTTTTTTACAACAGATTATACTGATATAGGAATTAAAGAAGTTAAGAAATTTGCTGTTACAGGAACTCCAACTGAAGAAGGAAAAAAATTAGCAGAAAGATATAAGCGCTTTGGTATCGATGCAAAGGATTTGGTATACTTTGTTGAAGAAGGAAAAGAAGGTTATGAAGAGGCCATGAATAATCCAGAAGCTCTTCAGAATCTACCTACAGTAAAAGAATTTGTAATGGATAACTTTACTCCAGAAGAGCAGAAAGAAATGGAATCTCCAAAGTATTTCTATCAGGTTACATACAACAAACCAGGTGGTTTAGTAATGCCTTTAATTGTTGAGTATACATATGCAGACGGAACAAAGAAAAAAGAAACGTTCCCAGCTCAAATATGGAGACTTAACGACAAAGAAGCTACTAGAGCTATCGCAAGTACGAAGGAGATAGTATCTATAACTGTAGATCCAGAATTAGAAACTGCAGATGTAGACACTTCAAACAACTCTTGGCCAAAAGAAGTTAAGGAAAGTGATTTCAATAAGTTTAAGAAGAAAATAAAAGACTAA
- a CDS encoding twin-arginine translocase TatA/TatE family subunit encodes MFSQSILLFIGGTEIIFILFIVVMVFGADKIPEIARGLGKGMRTLKDATNDIKHEVTKSAKENGIIDTEVTQSINEELNKVRDEVEDFAGSVKRKP; translated from the coding sequence ATGTTTAGTCAATCTATATTATTATTTATCGGTGGTACCGAAATCATATTTATACTATTTATAGTGGTTATGGTTTTTGGTGCTGATAAAATTCCTGAAATAGCAAGAGGTTTAGGTAAAGGCATGCGTACACTAAAGGATGCTACAAATGATATAAAGCACGAAGTGACAAAAAGTGCAAAAGAAAATGGTATTATTGACACCGAAGTTACTCAGAGTATAAATGAAGAACTCAATAAAGTACGCGATGAGGTTGAAGATTTTGCTGGCTCAGTAAAACGCAAGCCATAA